A section of the Thunnus albacares chromosome 6, fThuAlb1.1, whole genome shotgun sequence genome encodes:
- the LOC122984180 gene encoding P2Y purinoceptor 14-like, whose amino-acid sequence MTHCDPVDTPAHLFFMLVYSLVFLVGLVLNSFTMKVYFCSAQQQISSILMVYLKNLAVSDFLLCLDLPFRIINYTSTSATFRLVYCTFGASTFYLNTYASILFMGYIAANRYLKIIHPLGNHILQTVQAARIISTVTWVFLLAIVITYVTLSLLTQETLTNVPDTCDALRSTQVIVFYKIIHTFSTAIFLFVFVSLVFFYYSASRSVLLAQQRQPASSSCKKLMKSRKKMLLLVSVFCICFVPYHLVRLPYTFLRRWCPLSLMLYYVKETTVLLSALNICLDPLIYFIVCEAFRAQLSRPHSKKARRCSEGQLRATNNEASPSTSTRQTDGL is encoded by the exons atgaCTCACTGTGATCCAGTCGACACACCAGCCCACCTCTTCTTCATGCTGGTCTACAGTCTTGTGTTTCTG GTGGGTTTGGTCCTCAACAGCTTCACCATGAAGGTTTACTTCTGCTCAGCTCAGCAGCAGATATCCAGCATCCTGATGGTCTACCTGAAGAACCTGGCAGTCTCCGACTTCCTGCTCTGCCTTGACCTCCCCTTCCGCATCATCAACTACACCAGCACCTCCGCCACCTTCCGCCTGGTCTACTGCACCTTTGGAGCTTCCACCTTTTACCTCAACACGTACGCCAGCATCCTGTTCATGGGCTACATCGCTGCTAACAG gTATCTGAAGATCATCCATCCTTTAGGAAATCACATCCTTCAGACAGTGCAGGCTGCCCGCATCATCTCCACGGTAACCTGGGTTTTCCTGCTGGCCATAGTGATCACCTACGTCACCTTGTCACTACTCACACAGGAAACTCTGACCAATGTCCCTGACACCTGTGATGCCTTGCGAAGCACCCAGGTCATTGTGTTCTACAAAATCATCCACACCTTCTCCACAGCCATCTTCCTGTTCGTCTTCGTCTCCCTGGTCTTCTTCTACTACAGCGCCTCCCGCAGTGTGTTGCTGGCACAGCAGAGGCAGCCGGCATCCTCCAGCTGCAAGAAGCTGATGAAGTCACGCAAGAAAATGTTGTTGCTGGTCAGCGTcttctgcatttgttttgtgCCGTACCACCTGGTTCGCCTTCCCTACACCTTCCTGAGGAGGTGGTGCCCTTTGAGCCTGATGTTGTACTACGTGAAGGAGACGACCGTCCTGTTGTCAGCTCTCAACATCTGCCTGGATCCACTAATCTACTTCATCGTTTGTGAGGCGTTCCGGGCTCAGCTGAGCCGTCCACATAGCAAGAAGGCAAGGAGGTGCAGTGAAGGGCAGCTGAGAGCCACAAACAATGAGGCATCACCCAGCACTTCAACAAGACAAACCGATGGGCTATaa